The following is a genomic window from Penaeus chinensis breed Huanghai No. 1 chromosome 38, ASM1920278v2, whole genome shotgun sequence.
ttgctaatgacatcaggataaacgtgtatcgtgcaaaagaacgaggccataatatacgttttgtgtggattccatcgcatgttggaatccctaggcatgatcatgctgatcgcctagcaaagtcagcatgtgacaaacaaagtgtggacatagatcttgggatacctctttcaaggattttctacatcattaaagcttccttcagagaggacttgactgatttgattaattctcaacgccctgaaaactgtagcataaagcactatgaccggtttaggcaagattccttcatctatggtttatataaaacaagaacaagacagtgtgatgttgtgactgcaagaatcaggcttggatatagattgtattggcaggttagtacagtttgtaatgtcgaagaaaataagtgtaaactgtgtaatgaagaatataagcgaacacttgtacattatatctcagagtgccatgtgttacagcctttcaggccacctaatgaggtacggagaactatgtaactacttcatatcatctgatgccctagaagatatacttatgttgtatcctaaatttggaatgtagtatcacataaccgaatataaaatgtattaatgctttcccacgcccaagctatatgccggcgtggcagatgagtggataaaggactgtgcaattgttcctttccttaaactgataaaagtactcatagcaatgttatacgctaaaattcaaatgtaacactatgtaatgtaatgaccatgcattaaatgtaccacagcttgcccacgcctgtgcagttagccagggtggtaaataaaggactaaactaaactaaaaactctCTCGCAAAAAGTAATTTGTTTTTGTAAATTCTAAAGAATGAGCGATAGATGATACATCTCCTCAGAAGAAACCTATGTGTATCCATATTAGtgaatataatttcatttttcttttcgtttctaagTACCTCATGGGTTTATACACAAGCGTAATTTGTCTTTATGGCATAACAAAACAGCAGCAACATATATTAAAGAAGGTAATGTGATCGAGTCATTCAACAGCTTCTCCGTAAAATCTCAAAGGCATCTCATGTTTCACTTTGCTTATTAAAGcgttattatttgatatttttatttgctttggaGTTGAattgaataatacacacacacacacacacacacacacatacatacatacatacatacatacatacatacatacatacatacatacatacatacatacatacatacatacatacatacatacatacatacatacatacatacatacatacatacatacatacatacatacatacatacatacatacatacatacatacatacatacatacatacacacacacacacagatatatatatatatatatatatatatatatatatatatatatgcatatatacgcacatatacagatatacaagcaAATCTCTATACACGAACGCCTGTACCCAAACAaataacacacgcatatactcatACCGTATCAAAATTTCCAAATAACACAAGTAAATACTCATACTGTGCCCCACGACCGAGTCCAACCCAAGCCAAGTGAATTGTGGTTCACGTAGGCGCCACTATTTTCCAATTAGATTTTCACTTGCCTATCGTTATGTGTCAGTTTCTTTGAATTTGAACTtgttaaagtaataatattagtgatagaaataataataatgatacgacggAGGGGCTGAGGAACACCTTTAAAAAACATTTGCAAGAAACCGGCGTCAGtcggtttgtgtttgcgtgtgtgagtcaGTCTTTTGGTATATCTATTTCcaaatttatccatctatctgtctgtctacctatctgtctatctatctgtctgtatgtgcctcaatccatctatatctatacacttgGCTATCTGTTCATCATCgatctatttgtttacctatctatctatgtcatttttctatatgtatatctacctgtctacctatgcCCTTTCCccgcctatatatctatctgtctacctatcaaccTATATGTCCGTTTATCTATTGTACGTGAATCACACCTCAGGAGCAGAAGGAGACGACCGCCCATCGTCACCCACTTAGGATTGTTTACAAAACGGAGCAACGCCCATGCATATGTAATGCCGTGGTGTTCGGGAAACGGCCACTCTGATTTATGTTAAATAGCAGCTgaccacataatatataataaagtaaaCAAAGTTTTATCATAAAGGCTAAAATAAATGATATGATATGGTGtatgtcacactttactcaaattatttatattctgatTATTTAGTTATGGAAGTTATACATTCATCACTTACTCgagtaataagttatttcatgagcaataacgtttgtttcatgaaaatatgaattatataaatattttactttccatgtgattagtgtgattgtaatattacttatttattaatttattgctttaaggtctgtaatattactttcttttatagttttatgcTCGTTTagtgagaagggaaactgcgagccactgacagaaataagtggAAACAAATGCACTAAATAACTtcccttattatttatttattcacttagcacacaatacattaTTCAATGGATGATGtcctacacattcaccccactcactcaccttccgcattacaggttaatcctaaccctagattatagcacagcagcactaacacagtcacttcaaaaatagtcacttcaccaatagtcatttcactgtccgcactcacgtattttcgcactgcacggtttctttattttagtttaactgtttagcatTCCGATGTTGCTTTTATAAGTTATCAGAGGAGAATATCAATTAAtttagttcataacttctagattggatttctttccaaggaaatagcaataaaaaacaagagtcgagatcacacgtccttttcagccggtggtgaacagcgatctcctcaccttacggcatgttaggcctaagacacctgctacaaccaatagcagcgggaatatttgcatatgcgaacaagcagaaccaccacctagtctttcattcagcagtcacacctctcattcgcttgtgtttatacttctgtatataggagaattatatctatctatatgcggttacgttaattagatgtaattatcgtgacagtgtattataatacaatatagtgtgtgatatcatatgatatataaaataatataatgaaataaaataaaaatgaacgaaATCCCGGCTGAGCCCTGTGTACGTGTGTCATCTGCCTTTGTTGCAATTATTTCttcaagaaaacgaaaaggagaagaagaggaagaagaagaaagagaagaaaaagaagaagaaaatgggagattACTTCCCCCTCGATGGAGAACTTTGTTTTTATGCCTTTCAACTGTTCATTAATCATTAGTGTATCATTGCCTCTGTATGGACTTGCttgagcaaaataataataatagtaataagaaaaaaaaataatgataacaataataataataataataataataataataataatgataatgataataataatgataataataataattataataacaattctaatgacaatgatattgataatgataataataatattgataattacataataaggataataataattacaataataaggataataataattacaataataaggataataaaaagtaaataaaaaataaacgttgAAATCACACTTTGTGGAAAATTACAAGGCTAAAGAGTAATTTAACATAAAAAACAGACATCTAATTTCAGTCCAGAAGTTGAGAATGACTTCTGTCTGAAATATATGAATTATCTTCATAGTCCTTAAAGATAACATCaacaaatggtaataatatcctcgggaaaaaaatgaaaataaagaatagacttacatacacacacacacacacacacacacacacacacacacatacaattaatacatacatacatacatatatatatatatatatatatatatatgtgtgtgtgtgtgtgtgtgtgtgtgtgtgtgtatgtgtgtgtgtgtgtgtgtgtgtgtgtgtgtgtgtgtgtgtgtgtatgtgtgtgtgtgtgtgtgtgtgtgtgtgtgtgtgtgtgtgtgtgcgtgcgtgcgtgtgtgtgtgtgtgtgtgtgtgtgtgtgtgtgtgtgtgtgcgtgtgtgtgtgtatgtatatttatacatacacacacgcacacacacacacacacacacacacacacacacatatatatacatagatagatagatatgtgtatatgtatatacacatatatatatatatatatatatatatatatatatatatatatatgtataatgtatgtatgcacacacacacacacacatatgtatatatatacgcatatatatgtatacatatttaaatatatttatagatacatccatatatacatacatacatatacacatacacacacacacacacacacacacacacacacacacacacatatatatatatatatatatatatatacacacatacatatatatacatatatatacagacacacacacatatatatatatatatatatatatatatatatatatgtatctatgtatgtatatatatgtatatatatgtatatatatccatacacacacacaaacacacatatacatatatatatatatatatatatatatatgtatatatatatatatatatacacatacacacaccttatcTGTTTAGTCTATGTGCCTCTTTACTCCTGACCGTGTGGCCTAACggataaggcgtcggacttcggatccgaagattgcaggttcgagtTCTGTCACGGTCGCTTTTGCTCCATATTCTTACCATTGTGCATATTTCCTTCGTTGacagtatttatattttcttccatgATAAAAGAGCGAAGGTAAAAGATAGACACGTTGAAATTAACCTCTGGAAACTCGTATTATCAAACACAGAAATTTATGAATATGATACTTAGAGAACATGATTTTCCGGAAAATTatcggaaaggagaaagaagaagttagagaaaggaagggaagaaaaggtggaTAATGAGAGTAAAAAGGAGATGGGAAGTTGAAAAAAGAGGATGGGAAATGACAAAAGGATAAATTGATAGTAAGAGATTGGGTGAGAGATATActagaaaatgaggaaaggatagagggaaggggagaagagagaaggaaggagagaagagaaaaagagaaaaacgtagaggaaagaggagagagagaaagggttgagagggaaggggagaagagagagggaggaaagtagaggagaggggagagagagggagggagagagggaaggggatacgagagagggagaaaaggagatgggagagagggaaggggagaagagagagagaggaaagaagaggagataaaggatgggagaaagtgtaaaggaaaataaaaagggggggggatgagaagggagataggaagggagagagggaagggaagaagagatagggaggaaaggagaggagaggagagagagagagagagagagagagagagagagagagagagagagagagagagagagagagagagagagagagagagagagagagagagagagagagagagagagagagaaagagagagagagaaagagagagagagagaaatctgaaaGCGTATATTTTTCCAGTCTGTGTCAACATTCCCAGCATGAGGCACGGGTGGAGAGCATCGACCGTGTAGTAATTCTCACATTAAAGAAGCAAGTCAGCGAAGAGGCACAATCACTTGCTTTACTGGCCTGGCCGTTCCTTCTTCGTTTTGTTCACATAATTTGTGTTCAAGTAATCTAATCTCCCACGTTTTTtcagtgatacacacacatatagatagatagatagatagatagatattgttgaCAAGCAATATAGttctagatatacatacataaacaaatgtgcATACATACGCTTGTATGCATACCcaagtatacatacagacacgcacgcgcgtacttgaatatgaataatatgcatCCCTAAGTGAGAATAAACAGAACGATAGAaagcgcatacatatgtgtgtattagaaatgttaagaaaataaagaaatataatagggGATTCGTTTGGCGAAAATATTAGATATGTGCCAGTCTTGaaaatatcataattttttttgagACGTGTTTATTAATCGAACGCTTGCTTACCTTTATGAGTACCACGACTTTGTAGTATGATTCTAAACAGGATTCAAGATATGTGTAACTAAAACCTTATCCACacttacagacgcacacacacgcgcatacaccgCTAGTATTCTGTATGTCTCGtattatataacaaaaatacgATATCAGACttcacaaaaaggaagaaaaaaaatcacatatataatatatatctgtatatatatatatatatatatatatatatatatatatatatatatatatatatatatatgtgtgtgtgtgtgtgcgtgtgtgtgtgtgtgtgtgtgtgtatgtgtgtttgtgtgtgtctgtgcatgctcATACCTTTAGAAACAtgcgaatgtttttttgttttgttttttgttcacatAAGCCAGTTAAAAGCGAAACAAGTAAGAACAATTCTATAAGATATGAACAGATCACTGAGATTTTTTATTAATGTTCCACTTATATagctatatctttattattatggtcaGGAACAAGTGATGATTTGTATCTGTTTGGATCTGTCATCATTCCAGTGATATTTCCAATCATTATTACTCTGTTTTATTAACGTATTCATAGTTTGCGAGGTATTCAGTAAAAGAGTGGAGGCAATATCACACACAATCACGTAGGTAACTCCCCCCAACAAATACAGTAAAGTGATATacgatatacacattcacacttacatagatacataggtttatatatatatatatatatatatatatatatatatatagacacacacacactatatttctatctatctatctatctatatatctatctatatatatatatatatatatatatatatatacatacatacacatacatacacacacccagacacagacacacacacacacacacacacacacacacacacacacacaaacacatccacacacacacacacacacacacacatatatatatatatatatatatatatatatatatatatatgcatatatatatgtatatatatgtatatatatatatatatatatatatatatatatatatatatatatatatatatatatgtgtgtgtatatatacacacacacacacacatacatacacacacacacacacacacacacacacacacacacacacacacacatacacacacatacacagatatatatgtatatacacacacatacaaatcattAAGTAACGGATAATTGCAAACAAAGCTTAAGCTATACAAATTTATTAAACTGTCTAACGACAGAAAAGTTAATTTCTATGGATTTATATAATGCAACCATCATAAAAAGCAATTAGTTAGGTAAACATATCTGATTAGATCAGAGTGAATGAGCTGCAGTAGtctcggaaaaaaataaaaagaaacaaaaacaaattagcaTTCCTCCTCGTCACCAAGGTAGGGCTTCACAGGCTCCGGTTCGTCTGAAGCTGGTTCGACATAAGACGGTTCATCGGCTATCGGTTCGTCGAAGGATGGCTCGGGGGTTGCAAGCTCGGCAGGTGCAGTGGGTTCCACAGGTGTCACAGGCTCAACTACAATCTCGGCAGGTGCGGCGTCGAGGATCACCACGTCGTCAGTCTGGGTCTCGGCGTCTAGCTTAGGCACCCTTAACCTGTACTCGTAGATTCCGTTTTCTGACAGCGCCTTCTtagtcttcccgttttctctgcgCTTCACATTGCGCACGCTCTTGTCCGTTTCTTTGAGCTTAATGATCTCCATCTCCTCGTCGTCGATCAGCATCACGTCCTCGTTGTTCATTTTGCGGAGTTTGTTGCGGTGGTTGATGAAGAtgtggaagatgaagaagataatagCGCTCAGCAAGCTAGCGACGGTCATGAGGCGGAAGGTCTTGCGAGCTCCAAGGTGATGGTACATGTACCCCCCGACGAGACTGCCTGCGCCTTTACCTGTGTGGAAAAGTGTGAAGAATTACCTTTTACAAAAATATgatagaatcatatatatatatatatatatatatatatatatatctgaagttATAATGAACTTAAAGCCCGTTTAACTGTATATTCATTCTGATTATATTGATTCTTCACATCAATCAACAAACGTCCATATCGTTCTGCTACTGTCCTAAAAGGgcttatctatttctttccttatatTCCCTCAATGTATCTGTAATCCCTGCTTCATAAGTaacctctgtctttttctccctttctatcactTCCCAAAACCTATAAATGTAAAGAAACACCGACTAAACCTCGCAATTCACCAAACCTCTTGGCTCAGAACCTACCTTTACtgccgtctctcctcctccttccagacTATACTCCTTCTCACTCCTATCCCTTCGcgttcccttcccccatctcccttccttccctcccccatctccttcccttcctccctcatctccctccctccctccctcccgatctccatttcttccctcctttcctctccctcgcctcccatcccccatccccatagccctcccacacctccacccacccaacctatccctctctctcacccccatccctatccctctctccctcccccatccccatccctctctccctccccaattcccatccctctctcccttccccatccccatccctctctcctcccccatccccacccacttctccctctccattcccaccccttctccctgccccatccccacccccttccccctgccccctccccctcgccctactCACCGACGCCGTAGTGCAGCGTGCCCGACAGCGCCTGGAGGGACACGACCGTCTTGGTGGTAGACAGCTCAGAGGCGTAGGTCATTCCCGCCGACAGCATGAGCCCCATCGTCACGCCCTCCAGAGCCTCGAAGTAAAGGGCGCTGACGGGGTTGTAGATGGAGGCGTAACCTGGAGAGGAGAGTTGGATAGATTAGCGAAAGGATGATGAAGGGAAGaagtgtggggaggggaaggtaaagtgagagaaaagaagattgagatgataaaggaaggggggaaaggagagagagaaaggggggaaggggggggggggcaaagaaacaAAGCcgaataagaaaataacagaataacaaaaatgtCAACAAACGCATGCATATCGCctagaaccccctccccccttctctaatTTCCACTCatactcccactcctactccactcctcccttccctctcccctttcccacataaccctctccccactcccctcccccccctctcacagtACCTGCAAACCGAATAGCGTAGCCCAGGAAGCCCATGGCGATGACGCAGATGTGCCCGAACTTCCTGACGATGGGCGTCATGACGATCAGCAGCGGGATGGCAGCGGCGGCGCCCACGGTCACGGTGAGACCCATCAGGGAGCGAGAGGCGCCTAGATCCCCGAGGAACCAGAACAGGAAAGCTTCCAGGAAACCGAAGAACGCACCTGCCGAGGGACACGTCGTTTTGGATTTGCGttggaattttattattattcttatcattattatcattattattattattactatcattattattatcgttattattattattactattattataattattgttattattattattattaaaattatcattattattgttttatattataattacttttttttttcttcatttatatatctaaggCATCTTCGATCTCTATTTTGTCTATTTCATCACCTGTTATTAGCGCTGCATGATCATAGATTAAGTCTTCCATGATAATCACATTTTCCCATCACATTAATGCcatgccacccccctcccccattttatTCTTAATACAACAACATAAAAACTAAAAGAAGAAGGTAAACAAAACCCGAAGAGTCATGAAAATACCCCATCGCCCTTTCACCCACCAGACAGTCCCATTGCGACGAACAGCATGAGGACTTCCACATTATGCAAGAACCTCCAGATGTTCTTGATGACTTGGTCGCTCGGAGGTTTGAACTTGAGGTCTACCGAGAGGGCTACGAGGCCGGCCAGACCTTGGAGACCCACGAACAGGTAGAAAGCGGGTCTGAAAGTAGGTGGGAGTGAGTAGCGTCTTGCTTTACTTGCGGTGTCATTATTCTTTTTcgatgtctctctgtctttttctctttctctgtttctttcctctattttctctcattctctcgttctctctctctctctctctctctctctctctctctctctctctctctctctctctctctctctctctctctctctctctctctctccctctccctttctacctatttatttattgatcttattgaactcttatcttctttctcaaCTTCTCCCACAAACGCAAATTACCTGAAATCCGGGGTGCTGCTTCCGTAACTCATGGTATCGATGAGCCAGCCAGAGAAAGGCGTGAATACCATGCTTCCCATGTAGCCCCACAGCCTGGTGGAATAAGAGGGtttgagagagttagagggatGGTGTGTTGTAAGGACGGAATGACTTGTTTTCCCAAGCTGGATAAGGGTTCATATCCAGCTGATTGGTTATCTATGTTCTGTGGGTTAGGACTTCTTTCGTTATGTGGATGTGCTGTCTTTTGAGTATATAAAAGGACCATTATTATAAAATTCCTAGACAGATTCATGGGAATCAAATTACTTTTTTGGAAGATCTATGTGTATATAACGCGCTTATTAAACagcacgttttctttctttagatcgatggaatttcttttctttttcgaatTTCTGAGGACGCGCCCTTACCTCTGCAGACCGTAGTCTCCCTCGTGCCTCTTCAGTAGCGACAGCGTGGCGCCCTCGAAGAGCGTGAAGGCGGCGTTGACGGCGCCGTTGAGGAAGGTCCTGGCGAAGAGGTACGTCCAGAAGGAGAGGGCCTCGGCGCCGATGATGTCAGCGTGATGCGGCTCGCACAGGCCGGGCACCTTGACGTCGCAACCGCTCCGCCACCAAGCGTCCTGGTCCGTCGACAGGTTGCCGTTCTTCATATCGAGCGCCGAGGTGTTGTAGTCCATCAGGATCTCCGGCAGCAGCGCCTCGGCCCCCTTGGAGAGCGGGCGGAGGGGCACGCCCGTCGGGCAGTACagagggtggtgggtggtgacGGCCATCAGGGAGAAGTTGCTCGTCTTCTGGATGAGGGTCAGGTTGGCGGTGGCCTTGGGCTCCGCGGACCCGATGTTGATCTGGGGAGAGAGAGGTTACTGATTACTCGCGACTCTGGACCaaagaacacaaaataacaagcaaacaaagagacaaaccaaacaaaaaacgtGTCACTCTCCTCCCcagcccccgccccttcctcctcctcctgatacacACCTTGTTAATGCCATCCATAGTCGTCTGATACTCGTCATAGATGTCGCAGCCAGACTGGTTGGTGATGACGATGAACTGCAGGTACTCCGCGTCAACCGTCTTGCCTGACTCCTCCTTGGGCAACACCTCGGCGAGTTTGTTGACGTCTGCGAAGGAGGTCTTGGTTGAGGGACTGATAATGCTTGGTTGAGGGAGTGAGAATGGTGGAAATTTTGGTTGTGGGAGTGAGAATGATGGAGAATTtggtagagggagtgagagtggtgGAGAAGTTGGTTGTGGGAGTGAGAATGGTGGAGAATTTGGTTGTGGGAGTGAGAATGGTGGAGATTTttttgagggagtgagagagattggaaaTCTGGTTGATATTGAAGTCAGGTGGAGTTTTGGGAATTATATTAACAGTTTGAAGATATCATGAAGTAAATGATTAGAC
Proteins encoded in this region:
- the LOC125045881 gene encoding major facilitator superfamily domain-containing protein 6-like, with amino-acid sequence MWEKLVRDMKINLFSADLMPLKFLFFMLFAANTTLYPYLAVHLQSLGFGADKAAVVFAIIPLVSIMGPPVAGAVADKIGNFKLFFSVMVAVSGLLSLFLLVIPAVPVPPGLSLTLLTDHLEPEYQDVNKLAEVLPKEESGKTVDAEYLQFIVITNQSGCDIYDEYQTTMDGINKINIGSAEPKATANLTLIQKTSNFSLMAVTTHHPLYCPTGVPLRPLSKGAEALLPEILMDYNTSALDMKNGNLSTDQDAWWRSGCDVKVPGLCEPHHADIIGAEALSFWTYLFARTFLNGAVNAAFTLFEGATLSLLKRHEGDYGLQRLWGYMGSMVFTPFSGWLIDTMSYGSSTPDFRPAFYLFVGLQGLAGLVALSVDLKFKPPSDQVIKNIWRFLHNVEVLMLFVAMGLSGAFFGFLEAFLFWFLGDLGASRSLMGLTVTVGAAAAIPLLIVMTPIVRKFGHICVIAMGFLGYAIRFAGYASIYNPVSALYFEALEGVTMGLMLSAGMTYASELSTTKTVVSLQALSGTLHYGVGKGAGSLVGGYMYHHLGARKTFRLMTVASLLSAIIFFIFHIFINHRNKLRKMNNEDVMLIDDEEMEIIKLKETDKSVRNVKRRENGKTKKALSENGIYEYRLRVPKLDAETQTDDVVILDAAPAEIVVEPVTPVEPTAPAELATPEPSFDEPIADEPSYVEPASDEPEPVKPYLGDEEEC